In Lactobacillus sp. PV012, one genomic interval encodes:
- the greA gene encoding transcription elongation factor GreA, whose product MVYFQKMTPQGYQEIEEEISRLKKDRPRRIKILQEARSLGDLSENSEYTEAKRDLGHLESRLRYLNKQLKYAQVIEKNDSGEVDLGSTVELLFEGEEESDTYQVVGRMEADLEKGKVSFDSPLGQAIMKQKADTLVTVEAPAGSYQVKILKVE is encoded by the coding sequence ATGGTCTATTTTCAAAAGATGACGCCACAAGGTTATCAAGAAATTGAGGAAGAAATTTCAAGATTAAAAAAGGATCGGCCGCGGCGGATTAAAATCCTCCAGGAAGCTCGTAGTCTAGGAGATTTGTCAGAAAATTCTGAATATACAGAAGCCAAAAGAGATTTAGGTCACTTAGAAAGTAGGCTCCGTTATTTAAATAAACAATTGAAATATGCCCAAGTGATTGAAAAAAATGACAGTGGAGAAGTAGATCTTGGTTCAACAGTAGAACTTTTATTTGAAGGCGAAGAAGAAAGTGATACTTATCAGGTTGTAGGGCGCATGGAAGCTGATCTTGAGAAGGGAAAGGTATCATTTGATTCACCTTTAGGACAAGCGATCATGAAACAAAAGGCTGATACACTTGTGACAGTTGAGGCCCCAGCAGGAAGTTATCAGGTTAAAATTTTAAAAGTTGAGTAA
- a CDS encoding GntR family transcriptional regulator, giving the protein MAIHKYLQVASIVEERIKNKVYPPQAFLPDQEALAQELNVSRLTVKKAIDYLERLGYVYKRSGYGTVVLSEVPIERKNDHPINSFHDIDKTFGQENISTKLINFSIEFPNQEVQENLFIQDHDPVYNILRLRMFKNNPLLLEHLFIPLSIVPKINKEALSGSLYDYFTDALHLTLATSYRRIRACKTEENDITYLNAKRNDPILELEQIIWLSTGQPINYSTIRNKFDDVTYTILYNDNFN; this is encoded by the coding sequence ATGGCTATTCACAAATATCTACAAGTTGCTAGTATCGTCGAAGAGCGGATTAAAAATAAAGTTTATCCTCCTCAGGCATTCCTTCCTGATCAAGAGGCGCTGGCCCAAGAACTGAATGTTAGTCGTTTAACTGTAAAGAAAGCTATTGATTACTTGGAGCGATTAGGTTATGTTTATAAGCGTTCTGGTTATGGCACAGTAGTTTTGAGTGAGGTGCCCATTGAAAGAAAGAATGACCACCCAATAAATAGTTTTCACGATATTGATAAAACATTTGGGCAAGAAAATATTTCCACTAAACTTATTAATTTTTCAATTGAGTTTCCCAATCAAGAAGTTCAAGAGAACCTTTTCATTCAAGATCATGACCCCGTTTATAATATTCTGCGTTTACGAATGTTTAAAAATAACCCTTTGCTTTTAGAACATCTCTTTATCCCTTTAAGCATCGTCCCTAAAATTAACAAAGAAGCTCTCTCTGGATCATTATATGACTATTTTACTGATGCCTTACACTTAACTTTGGCTACTTCCTATCGCCGTATTCGTGCCTGCAAAACTGAAGAAAATGACATTACTTACCTTAATGCAAAAAGAAATGATCCAATTTTAGAGCTGGAGCAGATTATTTGGCTAAGTACTGGCCAACCTATTAACTATTCAACTATTAGAAATAAATTTGATGATGTTACTTATACTATTCTTTATAACGATAATTTCAATTAA
- a CDS encoding ROK family protein, giving the protein MLVAIQINDQEIKVGTWENNKLTLSSSFPTPTTLEEFNTLITLAVNDIKKSSTISGIALSIPGIIDYQTGTITGGSGISYLENTTLVNNFKKEFDVPVTLSSDSDSAALGLIKSEKEPITSSIILSIEHIISGSFIINNQLWQGAHKVAGEVGELLINDAPWSKIGAPDVMAEQYNKLTGKDFDANTVFDLGNTSDPQANEVVKKFFHILAEGIFNLQHTLDPARIYFTGAITKHPELLPLLEDELTTLKHTYHFTHSPILDLSTLNDEAILRGSIAYFEAKNN; this is encoded by the coding sequence ATGTTAGTCGCAATTCAAATTAATGATCAAGAAATTAAAGTTGGAACTTGGGAAAATAATAAATTGACCTTAAGTAGTAGTTTCCCTACCCCTACAACCCTTGAAGAATTCAACACATTGATTACTTTAGCAGTTAATGATATTAAAAAGTCTTCAACAATTTCAGGAATTGCTCTTTCTATTCCAGGAATTATTGACTATCAAACTGGTACTATCACTGGTGGAAGTGGAATTTCATATCTTGAGAATACAACACTAGTTAATAATTTCAAAAAAGAATTCGACGTACCAGTAACCTTAAGCAGTGATAGTGATAGTGCTGCCCTAGGATTGATTAAGTCAGAAAAAGAACCTATTACAAGTAGTATTATTTTATCAATTGAACATATTATTTCCGGTAGCTTTATCATTAATAACCAGCTCTGGCAAGGAGCACATAAAGTTGCAGGAGAAGTTGGTGAACTTTTAATTAATGACGCTCCTTGGTCAAAAATTGGGGCTCCTGATGTCATGGCAGAACAATACAACAAGCTCACTGGTAAAGACTTTGATGCTAATACAGTGTTTGATTTGGGTAATACTAGTGATCCTCAAGCTAATGAAGTTGTTAAAAAATTCTTCCACATCCTTGCTGAAGGTATCTTTAACTTACAACACACTTTAGATCCAGCCCGAATTTACTTTACTGGTGCAATTACTAAACATCCAGAATTATTGCCATTACTGGAAGACGAACTTACTACTTTAAAACACACTTATCATTTTACTCATTCTCCAATTTTAGATTTATCCACTTTAAACGATGAAGCTATTTTACGTGGTTCTATTGCTTATTTTGAAGCAAAAAATAACTAG
- a CDS encoding type II CAAX prenyl endopeptidase Rce1 family protein — MTRLDPNTPQSKQGNLVRYCVYLIIYLLVILCKTWAICKNKFHIIGAIFFIIFGLFGLWFYIRRYNREQEFFEDRVSISLLADFGFSAGVSVIVIGLRFLTSYWQARHRFPMTYVQTMFSNQESTILFWFLILAFGVILPILQVYLSVGFFFNYYFRTQDIVSSVFGIMASGIFFAILNGQYSLSLFVINSLCGMLIAWSYLYTQNIFTPIYLAILNGIFMILLI, encoded by the coding sequence GTGACAAGATTGGATCCAAATACACCTCAGTCTAAACAAGGTAATTTGGTTAGATATTGTGTATATTTAATTATTTATTTATTAGTGATTTTATGTAAAACCTGGGCCATTTGTAAAAATAAGTTTCATATTATAGGGGCAATATTTTTTATAATTTTTGGGTTGTTTGGACTGTGGTTTTATATTCGTCGCTATAATCGAGAACAAGAATTTTTTGAAGATCGAGTTTCTATTTCTTTATTAGCAGATTTTGGATTTAGTGCTGGAGTAAGTGTTATTGTAATTGGATTACGCTTTTTAACTTCCTATTGGCAAGCTCGTCACCGCTTTCCGATGACATATGTCCAAACAATGTTTTCTAATCAAGAATCAACGATTTTATTTTGGTTTTTAATTCTTGCTTTTGGAGTAATTTTACCAATTTTGCAGGTCTATCTAAGTGTTGGTTTCTTCTTTAATTATTACTTTAGAACTCAAGATATAGTTAGTTCTGTTTTTGGAATAATGGCGTCAGGAATATTTTTTGCAATTTTAAATGGACAATATTCACTTTCTTTATTTGTAATTAACAGTTTATGTGGGATGTTAATTGCCTGGTCTTATCTTTATACCCAAAATATTTTTACTCCAATATATTTAGCCATCTTGAATGGAATTTTTATGATTTTACTTATCTAA
- a CDS encoding SOS response-associated peptidase family protein: MCNHYEQPAIKQIQRILKDDLNLSVASQDFQEDFQIPQQIFPKKQALLLAKSSTGKWGFVPKNWGYSNPFDPKRPLINARIEKVFAGPNSMWYESFKKGRCIIVANQFFEAGKTSYEASNGKTYKDQYSFKDNDFPLTFIAGIRNKEDFAMVTTKPTPSYAQVHDRMPLVLNPDQLNTWLTQDITATLDQTPPALDKIELQRRS, translated from the coding sequence ATGTGCAATCATTATGAACAACCTGCAATTAAACAAATTCAAAGAATCTTAAAAGATGATCTCAATTTGTCCGTTGCTTCACAAGACTTCCAAGAAGATTTTCAAATTCCTCAACAAATTTTTCCTAAAAAACAAGCTTTACTTTTAGCCAAAAGTTCAACTGGCAAATGGGGCTTTGTTCCAAAAAACTGGGGTTATTCTAATCCTTTTGATCCAAAGCGTCCTTTAATTAACGCCCGTATTGAAAAAGTATTTGCTGGGCCAAATTCAATGTGGTATGAATCTTTTAAAAAGGGACGCTGCATTATCGTTGCCAATCAATTTTTTGAAGCTGGCAAAACTAGCTATGAAGCAAGCAATGGTAAAACTTACAAAGATCAATATAGCTTTAAAGACAATGATTTTCCTTTAACCTTTATTGCAGGAATTAGAAATAAAGAAGACTTTGCCATGGTAACTACCAAACCAACTCCAAGTTATGCCCAAGTTCACGACCGTATGCCCCTTGTACTTAATCCCGACCAGCTAAACACCTGGTTAACTCAAGATATTACAGCTACTTTGGATCAGACTCCACCTGCTTTAGATAAAATTGAGTTGCAACGCAGAAGTTAG
- the trpS gene encoding tryptophan--tRNA ligase yields MAKEILLTGDRPTGKLHIGHYIGSLKNRVKLQNEDKYDPYIMIADTQALTDNARDPEKIRNSLIEVALDYLAVGLDPAKSTIFVQSQIPALFELTAYYMDLVTVARLERNPTVKTEIKQKGFKDSIPVGFLNYPVSQAADITAFKATLIPVGDDQEPMLEQTREIVRTFNRVYNTDILVEPKGYFPPKGQGRLPGLDGNAKMSKSLGNAIYLSDDAKTVQKKVMSMYTDPNHIHVEDPGQVEGNTVFTYLDVFAPDKEKVAELKAQYQKGGLGDVKIKKYLNQVLEDELGPIRQRREEFAKDPEAVYEMLLEGSKKANEVANETLQQVRDAIGLNYFKNI; encoded by the coding sequence ATGGCTAAAGAAATCTTATTAACTGGGGATCGCCCTACAGGGAAATTACATATCGGTCACTATATTGGTTCATTAAAAAATCGAGTAAAGCTTCAAAATGAAGATAAATATGATCCATATATCATGATTGCAGATACGCAAGCTTTGACTGATAATGCACGTGATCCTGAAAAAATCAGAAATAGTTTAATTGAAGTAGCACTTGACTATTTAGCAGTAGGACTTGATCCAGCAAAATCGACTATTTTTGTTCAATCACAAATTCCAGCACTTTTTGAATTAACTGCTTACTACATGGATTTAGTAACTGTAGCTAGATTAGAGAGAAACCCAACTGTTAAAACTGAAATTAAGCAAAAAGGATTTAAAGATTCTATTCCAGTTGGATTTTTAAATTATCCAGTTTCTCAAGCAGCAGATATTACAGCTTTTAAAGCTACTTTAATTCCAGTTGGGGATGATCAAGAACCAATGCTTGAACAAACTCGTGAAATTGTTCGTACTTTTAATCGAGTTTATAACACTGATATTTTAGTTGAACCTAAAGGTTATTTCCCACCTAAGGGACAAGGAAGATTACCAGGGCTTGATGGAAATGCTAAGATGTCTAAGTCACTTGGTAATGCAATTTATCTTTCTGATGATGCAAAGACAGTCCAAAAAAAGGTAATGTCAATGTACACTGATCCAAACCATATCCATGTTGAAGATCCAGGACAAGTTGAAGGAAATACTGTCTTTACTTACCTAGATGTTTTTGCTCCTGATAAAGAAAAAGTTGCTGAACTTAAAGCTCAATATCAAAAGGGTGGCTTAGGTGATGTAAAGATAAAGAAGTATCTTAATCAAGTACTCGAAGATGAACTAGGACCAATTAGACAACGACGTGAAGAATTTGCTAAGGATCCTGAAGCAGTTTATGAAATGCTATTAGAAGGATCAAAGAAGGCCAATGAAGTAGCCAATGAAACATTGCAACAAGTTCGAGATGCAATTGGGTTGAATTATTTCAAGAATATTTAG
- the mgtA gene encoding magnesium-translocating P-type ATPase gives MFKFNTTNKKQQANTKLVKRIAEEDKFATLQRLKTSTSGLTQRDAEIRLAQQGPNEVVTNQRNSKIQSLIKSFFTPFSVVLIILAIISFLANYFLEPVGEKDFSTSIILAIMVCIAAVVRFVQDLKTSDAVEDLMELVSVTTNVKRNRKNVELPTQDIVVGDIINLAAGDIIPADMRLLRSKDLFCSSASLNGESQPIEKIANKKPSATQINNYLEYPNILYEGTTIVSGSGMGVVFATGDNTVFGKLARTLTKTKVKQTSFDIGIRKISTLLLLMTLIIAPLVFLINGSIKGDWSNALVFAIAIAVGLTPEMLPVIISSNLVRGSLELSKHGTIVKKMNSIQNFGSADILCTDKTGTLTQDKVVLERHFNLALEEKKKVLELAYLNSYYQTGMKDLIDKAIIEAAAGEIDTNDIQYRYTKIDEIPFDFTRRRMSVVVADAENEHLLLTKGAAEEMLACSDRVEIDGKIMPLTQQWQEKIRHEIKQMNEDGFRVVLLGYKKNPAPVGEFGPEDEKELILIGFLAFLDPPKESAKEVLNNLRKDGIKVKILTGDNEAVTRAVCLQVGLNIETVYEGSDFENKSFDEIKKMVEECDIFVKVSPEIKAKIINVLKSNDHTVAYLGDGINDAAAMRVADVSVSVDDAVDVAKKTADIILLRKDLRILEKGVRIGRQVFGNSMKYIKITLSSNFGNMLSILLASLFLPFLPMLPLQIVVLDLLYGVSCLSIPFDTMNPNYLEVPRKWHVKKLPKFMLTFGPVSSLFDILTFGFLFYYLCPKLVGHSYAAASVSEKISFMAIFCTGWFVESLWTQETVISVLRDPRFPFLKQHATLPVIIATFGVAIIGTIIPFTPLAKIMNFGFVPLEYLFFVALMLILYIGLASLVKKWYMKREKYLI, from the coding sequence GTGTTCAAATTCAATACGACTAATAAGAAACAGCAGGCAAATACAAAATTAGTAAAAAGAATTGCAGAAGAAGACAAGTTTGCAACTTTACAAAGGTTGAAGACATCTACCAGTGGCCTTACGCAGAGGGATGCAGAAATTCGCTTAGCCCAGCAAGGGCCAAATGAGGTGGTAACAAATCAAAGAAATAGCAAAATTCAATCTTTGATAAAATCTTTTTTTACCCCTTTTTCCGTTGTGTTAATAATTTTGGCAATAATTTCTTTTTTAGCAAATTATTTTTTAGAGCCAGTTGGTGAAAAAGATTTTAGTACTTCGATTATTTTGGCAATCATGGTCTGTATTGCAGCAGTAGTGAGATTTGTACAAGATCTAAAAACTAGTGATGCAGTCGAAGATTTGATGGAACTAGTTTCTGTTACAACAAATGTTAAAAGAAATCGAAAAAATGTAGAACTACCAACTCAAGATATTGTAGTAGGAGATATTATTAATCTAGCCGCTGGTGATATCATTCCAGCAGATATGCGGCTACTAAGAAGCAAGGACTTGTTTTGTTCTTCTGCTTCTTTAAATGGAGAATCACAACCCATTGAAAAGATAGCTAATAAAAAGCCTTCTGCTACTCAAATTAACAATTATTTAGAGTATCCTAATATTCTTTACGAAGGAACCACAATTGTTTCTGGCTCAGGGATGGGTGTTGTATTTGCGACAGGAGATAACACCGTTTTTGGCAAATTAGCTCGTACATTAACTAAGACAAAAGTTAAACAAACAAGCTTTGATATTGGAATTAGGAAAATTTCCACATTACTTTTACTAATGACTTTAATTATCGCACCCTTAGTATTCTTGATTAATGGAAGCATTAAAGGTGATTGGAGCAATGCCCTAGTTTTTGCAATTGCAATTGCAGTTGGGTTAACACCTGAAATGCTACCAGTAATTATTAGCAGTAACTTAGTGCGAGGATCACTTGAATTATCCAAGCATGGCACAATTGTCAAAAAGATGAATTCCATTCAAAACTTTGGCTCAGCAGATATTTTGTGTACTGATAAGACAGGGACATTGACACAAGATAAGGTGGTTTTAGAACGACATTTTAATTTGGCCTTAGAGGAAAAAAAGAAGGTACTGGAATTAGCTTATTTAAATAGTTATTATCAAACAGGAATGAAGGACTTAATTGATAAAGCAATTATTGAAGCAGCCGCTGGAGAGATAGATACTAATGACATTCAATATCGCTATACTAAGATTGATGAAATTCCATTTGATTTTACTAGACGTCGAATGAGTGTAGTAGTTGCAGATGCAGAAAATGAACACTTACTTTTAACAAAGGGAGCAGCTGAAGAAATGCTGGCCTGCAGCGATCGAGTAGAGATCGATGGCAAAATTATGCCTCTTACTCAGCAATGGCAAGAAAAAATTCGCCACGAGATTAAACAGATGAATGAGGATGGTTTCAGAGTAGTTCTCTTAGGATATAAAAAGAATCCAGCACCTGTAGGTGAATTTGGGCCAGAAGATGAAAAAGAATTAATTTTAATTGGCTTCTTAGCATTTTTAGATCCACCTAAAGAAAGTGCCAAAGAAGTATTAAATAATTTACGTAAAGATGGAATTAAAGTAAAAATTCTAACTGGAGATAATGAAGCAGTTACCCGAGCAGTTTGTTTACAAGTGGGACTAAACATTGAGACAGTATATGAGGGTAGTGATTTTGAAAATAAGAGTTTTGATGAGATAAAAAAGATGGTGGAGGAATGTGACATTTTTGTAAAAGTTTCTCCAGAAATTAAGGCAAAAATTATCAATGTTTTAAAATCAAATGATCACACTGTTGCCTATCTTGGAGATGGAATTAATGATGCAGCAGCTATGCGAGTAGCAGATGTTTCAGTGTCAGTAGATGATGCAGTAGATGTTGCTAAGAAAACAGCAGATATTATTTTATTACGGAAGGATTTAAGGATTTTAGAAAAAGGGGTGCGAATTGGACGCCAAGTATTTGGAAATTCGATGAAGTATATAAAAATTACCTTGTCTTCGAATTTTGGTAATATGCTTTCAATTTTATTAGCATCATTATTTTTACCCTTTTTACCAATGTTGCCGTTACAAATTGTAGTATTGGACTTACTTTATGGGGTTAGTTGTCTCTCTATCCCATTTGATACAATGAATCCTAATTACTTGGAAGTACCACGAAAATGGCATGTAAAGAAACTGCCAAAGTTTATGCTTACTTTCGGTCCTGTTTCTTCGCTATTTGATATACTTACTTTTGGCTTTTTGTTTTATTATCTTTGTCCAAAATTAGTGGGACACTCTTATGCAGCAGCTAGTGTAAGTGAAAAAATTAGTTTTATGGCAATCTTTTGTACAGGTTGGTTTGTTGAATCATTATGGACGCAAGAAACTGTAATTTCAGTTTTGCGTGATCCACGTTTTCCTTTTTTAAAACAACATGCTACTTTACCGGTAATAATTGCTACTTTTGGAGTGGCAATTATTGGAACAATTATTCCATTCACACCACTAGCAAAAATTATGAATTTTGGCTTTGTACCACTTGAATATTTATTCTTTGTAGCTTTAATGTTAATTTTGTATATTGGATTAGCTAGTCTAGTTAAAAAATGGTACATGAAGAGGGAAAAATACTTAATTTGA
- the metG gene encoding methionine--tRNA ligase produces the protein MTKENKTFYITTPIYYPSGKLTIGNAYTTVAADSMARYKRARGYDTFFLTGTDEHGLKIEQKAEAKGIKPQEFVDEMADSYKKLWKMLDISYDKFIRTTDKEHVAAVQKIFEQLLKQGDIYLGEYQGWYSVEDEEYFTESQLAEVYKDDNGKVIGGKAPSGHEVKLIKEPSYFFKMSKYADRLLKYYQEHPEFILPHSREKEMINNFIKPGLEDLSVTRTTVDWGIPVPSDPKHVVYVWIDALSNYISALGYGNENDELFKKFWPADVHLVGKEIVRFHTIYWPIMLMALGVPLPKQIFGHGWVLMKDGKMSKSKGNAVYPEMIVERYGLDALRYYLMRAIPFGSDGIFTPEDFVERVNFDLANDLGNLLNRTVSMINQYQEGLVAPVSEEQDEFGESLKKAAQETIATYYEKMDALHFSQALDAVWKLISRANKYIDETTPWILNKEGKKDQLSVVMTNLAETLRLVALLIKPIMTQSPIEMFNQLGLDLDDPAANELVWGSYGWNNTVTTDPKPIFPRLKNDEEIKYIKKQMAKAKPKKETRSQQKDKTNNKAITIDDFDKVEIKVAKVLEVEPVKGSNKLLSFKLDIGEEQPRQILSGIAKFYPDYEKLVGKKLLAVTNLKPRKMLGQLSQGMLLSSEKDGKVKLAIVDQEHEVGARLG, from the coding sequence ATGACTAAAGAAAACAAAACATTTTATATCACAACTCCTATCTATTATCCTTCAGGTAAATTAACGATCGGAAATGCTTATACTACTGTGGCAGCTGATAGTATGGCTCGTTATAAGCGTGCGCGAGGTTATGATACTTTCTTTTTAACAGGTACTGATGAACACGGTTTAAAGATTGAACAAAAGGCAGAAGCCAAAGGAATTAAGCCACAAGAATTTGTAGATGAAATGGCAGATTCATACAAAAAACTTTGGAAGATGTTAGATATTTCTTATGATAAGTTTATTCGTACAACTGATAAAGAACACGTTGCTGCTGTCCAAAAGATATTTGAACAATTATTAAAGCAAGGTGACATTTATTTAGGAGAATATCAAGGCTGGTATTCTGTTGAAGATGAAGAGTATTTTACTGAATCACAATTAGCAGAAGTTTATAAAGATGACAATGGTAAGGTAATTGGGGGTAAAGCTCCATCAGGACATGAAGTTAAATTAATTAAGGAACCTTCGTATTTCTTTAAAATGAGTAAATACGCAGATCGTTTGTTAAAGTATTATCAAGAGCATCCTGAATTTATTTTGCCTCATTCTCGTGAAAAAGAAATGATTAATAATTTTATCAAACCAGGCCTTGAAGATCTTTCTGTCACTAGAACTACTGTGGATTGGGGAATTCCTGTTCCAAGTGACCCTAAGCATGTTGTTTATGTCTGGATTGATGCACTTTCCAATTATATTAGTGCCTTGGGTTATGGAAATGAAAACGATGAATTATTTAAGAAGTTTTGGCCAGCTGATGTTCATTTAGTAGGTAAAGAAATTGTTCGTTTCCACACAATTTACTGGCCAATTATGTTAATGGCACTTGGAGTACCACTTCCTAAGCAAATTTTTGGCCATGGTTGGGTATTGATGAAAGATGGAAAGATGTCTAAGTCTAAGGGAAATGCAGTTTACCCAGAGATGATTGTTGAACGTTACGGCTTAGATGCTTTACGTTACTACTTGATGCGTGCTATTCCCTTTGGCAGTGATGGAATTTTTACACCTGAAGATTTTGTAGAAAGAGTCAACTTTGATTTAGCAAATGATTTAGGTAATTTGCTTAATAGAACTGTTTCAATGATTAATCAATATCAAGAGGGATTAGTTGCACCAGTAAGTGAAGAACAAGATGAATTTGGTGAAAGCTTAAAGAAAGCTGCACAAGAAACTATTGCGACCTACTATGAAAAAATGGATGCTTTGCATTTTTCACAAGCTTTAGATGCAGTTTGGAAATTAATTTCTCGTGCTAATAAGTATATTGATGAAACTACACCTTGGATTTTAAATAAAGAGGGTAAAAAAGATCAGTTATCTGTTGTAATGACCAATTTAGCAGAAACTTTACGCCTAGTTGCACTTTTGATTAAGCCAATTATGACCCAAAGCCCAATAGAAATGTTTAATCAACTTGGACTTGACTTAGATGATCCAGCTGCTAATGAACTGGTTTGGGGAAGCTATGGTTGGAATAATACTGTAACCACTGATCCTAAGCCAATTTTCCCTCGTCTTAAAAATGATGAAGAAATCAAATATATCAAAAAGCAAATGGCTAAGGCTAAACCTAAGAAAGAAACTAGAAGCCAGCAAAAAGATAAGACCAACAATAAAGCTATTACAATTGATGACTTTGATAAAGTAGAAATTAAAGTAGCAAAGGTTTTAGAAGTAGAACCAGTTAAGGGTTCAAATAAATTATTATCTTTTAAGCTTGATATAGGCGAAGAGCAACCTCGACAAATTTTGAGTGGGATTGCTAAGTTTTATCCAGATTATGAAAAATTAGTCGGTAAAAAATTACTTGCTGTTACTAATTTGAAACCTCGCAAGATGTTGGGCCAACTAAGTCAAGGAATGCTTTTATCTAGTGAAAAGGATGGTAAAGTTAAATTGGCAATTGTTGATCAAGAACATGAAGTAGGAGCACGTTTAGGATAA
- a CDS encoding TatD family hydrolase, translated as MEIFDSHTHLNDEPFRGKEEIYLERAKNLGVTRAAVAGQDPEFNQRAVDLSEKFDNLYAIVGYCPDVAKDWNQEAADQLIEQLKKEKIVALGEIGLDYYWDESPREIQRKVFAEQLEIAHDLKMPVNIHTRDAFEDTYQILKESKVGEYGGILHNFNGNPEWMKKFLDLGLMLSYSGVVSFTKATDVHASAKVVPWDAMLIETDAPYLTPKPYRGKQNETGYVYYVAKAIAELRGVEIEEVAAHTNQNAKKIYGIK; from the coding sequence ATGGAAATTTTTGATTCTCATACTCATTTAAACGATGAGCCTTTTAGAGGTAAAGAGGAAATTTATTTAGAGCGTGCAAAGAATTTAGGTGTTACTAGAGCAGCAGTTGCAGGACAAGATCCTGAATTTAATCAACGAGCAGTAGATCTTAGTGAAAAGTTTGATAATCTTTATGCAATTGTTGGATATTGTCCAGATGTAGCTAAAGATTGGAATCAAGAAGCTGCAGATCAGTTAATTGAGCAGTTAAAGAAAGAAAAGATTGTAGCATTAGGCGAAATTGGACTTGATTATTATTGGGACGAGTCTCCCCGAGAGATACAAAGAAAAGTTTTTGCCGAGCAATTAGAAATCGCTCATGATTTAAAAATGCCTGTAAATATTCATACTCGTGATGCTTTTGAAGATACCTATCAAATTTTAAAGGAAAGTAAGGTAGGAGAGTATGGAGGTATTCTCCATAATTTTAATGGTAATCCAGAATGGATGAAGAAGTTTTTAGATCTAGGATTAATGCTTTCTTACTCTGGAGTTGTTTCCTTTACTAAAGCAACTGATGTACATGCAAGTGCCAAAGTTGTTCCTTGGGATGCAATGTTAATTGAAACTGATGCTCCATATTTAACACCCAAACCTTACCGTGGTAAACAAAATGAAACAGGATATGTTTATTATGTGGCCAAAGCAATTGCGGAGTTGCGTGGTGTAGAAATCGAGGAAGTAGCAGCTCATACGAACCAAAATGCGAAAAAAATTTATGGAATCAAATAA
- the rnmV gene encoding ribonuclease M5, translated as MESNKEKNFNAVVIVEGRDDTKRLKQYFPGIETIETNGSEVSKETLAEIKKLAQTREIIIFTDPDFNGERIRRLVTQVVPNAKQAFITRKEGEPTKRGNSLGVEHASKEALMRALSDLHEVEETKSDLTKSQYNALGLGMGPNARKLREKVGVKLSIGYGNAKQFFKRLEMFGISYEELKEAVESVK; from the coding sequence ATGGAATCAAATAAAGAAAAAAATTTTAATGCGGTGGTTATTGTTGAAGGACGCGATGATACTAAACGTCTGAAACAATATTTCCCAGGAATTGAAACTATTGAAACTAATGGGTCTGAGGTATCAAAAGAAACTTTAGCAGAAATTAAAAAATTGGCTCAAACAAGAGAAATTATTATTTTTACAGATCCAGATTTTAATGGGGAAAGAATAAGACGCTTAGTAACCCAAGTAGTTCCAAATGCTAAGCAGGCTTTTATTACTCGCAAAGAAGGTGAGCCGACTAAGCGGGGGAATAGTTTAGGAGTTGAACATGCATCTAAAGAAGCCTTGATGCGAGCTTTAAGCGATTTGCATGAAGTAGAAGAAACAAAAAGCGATTTAACAAAAAGTCAGTATAACGCTTTGGGGCTAGGGATGGGTCCAAATGCAAGAAAACTACGTGAAAAAGTAGGAGTTAAATTGAGTATTGGCTATGGGAATGCCAAACAGTTTTTTAAGCGTTTAGAAATGTTTGGAATTAGTTATGAAGAATTGAAAGAGGCGGTTGAAAGTGTCAAATAA